One Fulvia fulva chromosome 8, complete sequence DNA window includes the following coding sequences:
- a CDS encoding Oxidoreductase → MSCYVTPIKVLVAGCSYGGIAAVVNLLDLCAARPARGAPDKVPHEVASRGVPVEIHVVDERDGYLHLIGCPLAFASNEHAPKMWVKFGDIPALQDSRVRWTQGSLMKVDPETKVANVKIAKSGEVFEESYDFFLAATGLQRNYPVVPQKLSRDQYLLETADHVDSIKAADTGIVVIGGGAVGIEMAAELKVAEPSTKVTLIQSRDKLLSAEPLPDAFREVALSALTDIDVEVILGRGRVIATETIPAENGKTMQRLTFPDGSHIDAAHVINAVSTQIPTTSYLPPSTLNDEGLVIINNLLRFGDSPRHYAVGDIAAWSGIKRCGAAIHMGYLAAEGMHQQMMHELHAIEPNFTIWPEVVPMIALAIGKKAATYSPDGGVACSEELMRLFFSDDLGFSGCWNHMKLSEPPASEAVGKYSVLPQSAPYREMRGSNAIAA, encoded by the exons ATGTCTTGCTACGTTACACCTATCAAAGTTCTGGTCGCTGGCTGCTCATATGGCGGTATTGCGGCTGTCGTCAATCTCCTGGATCTATGTGCTGCAAGGCCGGCGAGAGGAGCGCCGGATAAGGTGCCGCACGAGGTTGCGTCGAGGGGTGTGCCGGTTGAGATTCATGTTGTTGATGAGAGGGATGGATACT TACATCTGATCGGCTGCCCGCTGGCCTTCGCTTCGAATGAACATGCCCCAAAGATGTGGGTGAAGTTCGGAGACATTCCTGCACTGCAGGATTCGCGGGTACGGTGGACTCAAGGAAGCCTGATGAAAGTTGACCCCGAAACAAAAGTGGCGAATGTCAAGATTGCAAAGTCCGGAGAGGTGTTTGAAGAGTCGTACGACTTCTTCCTCGCCGCAACCGGGCTGCAGAGGAACTACCCGGTTGTGCCCCAGAAGCTGTCGAGAGATCAGTACCTCCTGGAGACCGCGGATCATGTCGACTCGATCAAAGCCGCCGATACTGGCATCGTAGTCATCGGTGGAGGTGCTGTTGGCATCGAGATGGCAGCAGAGCTGAAAGTCGCTGAGCCATCGACGAAAGTGACCCTAATCCAATCGCGAGACAAACTCCTCTCCGCCGAGCCTCTCCCAGATGCATTCCGCGAAGTCGCCCTCTCGGCTCTCACGGACATCGACGTCGAAGTCATCCTTGGCCGTGGCCGCGTCATCGCCACGGAAACAATCCCAGCAGAGAACGGCAAGACAATGCAACGACTCACCTTCCCAGACGGCTCCCACATCGACGCAGCACATGTCATCAACGCCGTCTCCACCCAGATCCCTACAACATCCTATCTCCCACCATCAACATTAAACGACGAAGGTCTCGTCATAATCAACAACCTCCTCCGCTTCGGTGACTCTCCTCGCCATTACGCCGTCGGCGACATAGCAGCATGGTCCGGCATAAAGCGCTGCGGCGCAGCAATCCACATGGGTTATCTCGCAGCCGAAGGGATGCATCAGCAGATGATGCACGAACTGCATGCTATTGAGCCGAACTTCACGATATGGCCGGAAGTGGTGCCCATGATCGCATTGGCAATCGGGAAGAAGGCTGCGACGTATTCACCAGACGGCGGTGTGGCATGTAGTGAGGAGCTGATGAGGTTGTTCTTCTCTGATGATCTGGGTTTCAGTGGGTGTTGGAACCATATGAAGCTGTCGGAGCCACCGGCTAGCGAGGCAGTAGGGAAGTACAGTGTTTTGCCGCAGTCTGCGCCGTATAGAGAGATGCGAGGGTCGAATGCGATAGCGGCGTAG
- a CDS encoding Transcription factor yields the protein MSPTAVHPAMSLPRTNSDSPNQKRKEPPNPSGVKPVKKVKRVGPRSDSVPNGDADKDGEGAAKPKRVRTGCLTCRERHLKCDEGMPHCNNCKKSNRTCRRGVRLNFIDTWAERPPTLVTTYGTHDWRVEFLDESREIASEYQGGIQRYKHIKAPDPNPSSAQPLDSAVAFEFPNHGAQVPGMIEQPLSPIQGMMADGYTDQQAQAQAHQANMNSLYDVQPKQDPSPYHSQQVQQIQQQPLSGTTQHSAYPDSGTNNHSGSVASFSNLDASMLEQEPEKERKEFLDNQEETLFMQVFVEEVGLWMDSMDSQKHFSRLLPFHSLSEPMLLNAFLACGARHLTLVNPVYTEEKALHYYDTATRYLLKNLQNPNRDTVICATTAVILNVYEIMSERALQRMNHIAGARALIKECGWNARAQGIGSACFWLNVGLEVLSCLHFNWQVAWDPDDWQVDLDFHRELMNGREEVWTHRMLYIIAKICNFRATMPRETLPTQRDEQIRAQHRHEEWTRLKSMCAAWEAGIPRTMHAVAYLQAYQTSSKSVFPEVWLVKRSTIVARLFFHTAMLLMAQIHPYYYVSNNPEMADMQHRHSQMICGIVAHVKDRGVASVAIRSLAHAAEVLTSRVEQEEVLQIFDKINKETGWRIGFVYKELKEKWGWNEGPSPQEIQQTHTAAKQAQDAQQRQMEEQAQRSASMQLAQGFDFNNRQSIVSMQAQQTTPTQHLQPTPPQPQQKAQSKQKPQRPPAGIPNPLYVKADFNLPQHPYQNFYVPPNNVGFPQQQQGSMYYGQ from the exons ATGTCTCCGACTGCCGTGCACCCCGCCATGAGTCTCCCACGGACGAACAGTGATTCTCCTAATCAGAAACGGAAAGAGCCACCCAATCCATCAGGTGTCAAGCCTGTGAAGAAGGTAAAAAGAGTTGGGCCCAGGTCAGACAGTGTACCGAATGGCGACGCTGACAAGGACGGCGAGGGTGCAGCCAAGCCGAAGCGGGTGCGCACAGGATGTCTGACCTGTCGAGAACGACATCTGAAGTGTGATGAGGGCATGCCACACTGCAACAATTGCAAGAAGAGCAACAGAACATGTCGGCGTGGCGTGAGGTTGAACTTTATCGATACTTGGGCAGAGAGGCCTCCTACACTCGTGACTACCTACGGCACTCATGACTGGAGAGTAGAGTTCCTGGACGAGTCGCGAGAGATCGCTAGTGAGTACCAGGGAGGAATACAGCGCTACAAACACATCAAGGCGCCTGACCCGAATCCCAGTTCAGCTCAGCCATTGGACTCGGCTGTGGCATTCGAATTTCCTAATCATGGAGCGCAGGTGCCTGGCATGATTGAGCAACCTCTATCACCGATCCAAGGCATGATGGCGGATGGATATACAGATCAGCAAGCTCAGGCTCAGGCTCATCAGGCGAACATGAACAGCCTGTACGATGTGCAACCGAAGCAGGATCCCAGCCCGTACCACAGCCAGCAAGTCCAGCAGATCCAGCAACAACCACTGTCAGGGACGACGCAACATTCAGCTTACCCGGATTCTGGCACGAACAATCATAGCGGTTCTGTGGCAAGCTTCAGCAACTTGGATGCTAGTATGCTAGAGCAGGAACcagagaaggagaggaaaGAGTTTCTTGACAATCAAGAGGAGACCTTGTTCATGCAAGTGTTCGTGGAAGAGGTAGGCCTCTGGATGGATAGCATGGACTCGCAGAAGCACTTTTCGAGGCTCCTGCCTTTCCACTCGCTGAGCGAGCCGATGCTGCTGAACGCTTTCCTAGCGTGCGGTGCGCGGCATCTGACACTGGTCAACCCTGTGTACACCGAAGAGAAGGCCTTGCATTACTACGATACCGCGACCAGGTATCTGCTGAAGAACCTGCAGAACCCAAATCGTGACACAGTCATCTGTGCAACCACTGCCGTGATCCTCAATGTCTACGAGATCATGTCGGAACGAGCGCTGCAGCGGATGAACCACATTGCTGGAGCTCGAGCACTAATCAAGGAGTGCGGCTGGAATGCTAGAGCGCAGGGCATTGGATCTGCATGTTTCTGGCTTAATGTTGGCCTAGAAGTGCTATCATGCCTGCACTTCAACTGGCAGGTGGCGTGGGATCCGGATGATTGGCAGGTCGACCTTGACTTTCATCGAGAACTCATGAACGGTCGGGAAGAGGTCTGGACACACCGCATGCTGTACATTATCGCCAAGATCTGCAACTTCCGCGCAACCATGCCGCGGGAGACACTTCCAACCCAACGAGACGAGCAGATCCGCGCACAGCATAGACACGAAGAGTGGACACGCCTGAAGTCGATGTGCGCTGCTTGGGAAGCCGGTATACCGAGAACGATGCATGCCGTGGCCTACCTGCAAGCGTACCAGACCAGCTCGAAGTCCGTCTTTCCGGAGGTCTGGCTGGTAAAGCGGTCTACCATTGTGGCGCGATTGTTCTTCCACACGGCGATGCTTCTGATGGCGCAGATACATCCATACTACTACGTCTCGAACAACCCGGAAATGGCAGACATGCAGCACCGACACTCGCAGATGATTTGCGGTATCGTTGCACATGTCAAGGATCG TGGCGTTGCCTCCGTGGCGATCCGATCGCTAGCTCACGCTGCTGAGGTGCTGACCAGCCGTGTTGAGCAGGAAGAAGTACTTCAGATCTTTGATAAAATCAACAAAGAAACAGGCTGGCGCATCGGCTTCGTCTACAAAGAGCTCAAGGAGAAATGGGGTTGGAACGAGGGTCCTTCGCCGCAGGAGATCCAGCAGACGCATACAGCCGCCAAGCAGGCACAGGACGCACAGCAGCGACAAATGGAAGAGCAAGCACAGCGAAGCGCTTCCATGCAGCTGGCTCAAGGGTTCGACTTCAACAACAGGCAAAGCATTGTCTCGATGCAAGCCCAGCAGACGACACCGACACAACATCTACAACCTACGCCTCCGCAGCCTCAGCAGAAAGCGCAGTCGAAACAGAAGCCGCAACGGCCGCCTGCTGGCATACCGAATCCGCTGTATGTGAAGGCTGACTTCAACCTACCACAACATCCTTACCAGAACTTTTACGTACCGCCGAACAATGTCGGCTTTCCACAGCAGCAGCAGGGCTCTATGTATTATGGTCAGTAG
- a CDS encoding Polyphosphoinositide phosphatase, with the protein MSASQYAPIDGKDDKPIDESSTSTRLTPDSDSDDDVALNELEAEDGYELRTIDPSHHGDGYEQARAGAAEDDDQDSEDDQVPLAGGHRRRRRSSAQSFELYTPDEERAVKSKLDTRLVLFVALLYMMAFLDRSNIGNAKVAGLSHDLHLSDDQFSWILEAFYTSYVLFEWMTICYKIFPPHIYVSVCVFAWGVLASLQALATSFPFMLVLRIMLGIGEAAFVGMPFYLSFFFRREELAFRIGIFIAAAPLATTFASTLAYGIVSLGDIAGIASWRLLFLLEAFPATIVAVWTWYWLPDSPATARWLTLRERRIATLRMRKESTINAKAGKSSSSQTNKPRHKQKFKWNEVETVLTDPKSYLTAGMFFCCNVAFSSMPVFLPTILNSMGYTKHAAQGLSAIPFFCAFFGVLITAFVSDRVKSRSIPMILHALLAMSGYVILAIAGYFEFGHTLRYLAVLPICVGFFSAVTIVITWTVNNQPSDEAKGTGMAVLNMIGQCGPFLGTRLYPDSDGPYFVKGMTICAVAMAMVAVLAFVLRVVLIRENRNWGWKGAQHAPGDVDAGPAGSGDYDDGGRAYSPRLERAASGPRPRQERAASGPRLERALSRVPQDRAQSRPRQGRAPSRTPSGFRSPSVRRKNKPEETTTAESVKTNGQRTPEDDSASYADPPLYPRIGATAEELAGEVCVGDDMHMKEDEESKPVQDQESRPHRMYKFTLYETNTRYWITGADITDKYYRLLRIDRNSPPGQIMLFEDETVYDRKQMNDVLNTIDQGNKTTNGLRLKYSFWGLLGFIRFTEAYYMLIITKRRQVAMVGGHYLYQIEGTELVPLTTGASSSFLRDRNPEEARFLSILNNLDLTKSFYFSYSYDITHALQTNIIRQREALNEGRALALHDYNGMFVWNHHLLKPAVAALKHPYDWCLPIIHGFLDQAALDIFGRTVYVTIIGRRSRHFAGARFLKRGVNDLGYVANDVETEQIVAEKLTTSFHAPGPRLYSNPTYTSYLHNRGSIPLYWTQDNSGVTPKPGIEVNLADPFYQPAALHFDHLFERYGCPLYVLNLIKAREKVPRESKLLHEFKSCIEYLNQSLPEDGRIMYKAYDMARAAKTRNSNVIGGLEVIAKEILEKTGFFHNGGDSCQEPQIQNGIARTNCIDCLDRTNAAQFVIGKHAFALQLKVLGVIDKEELEYDTDAVNLFTSMFHDHGDNIAMQYGGSHLVNTMATYRKLSHWQSSSRDMVESFKRYYHNSFLDSQRQEAYNLFLGNYIWAQGQPMLWDLATDYHLHHSDPKAWLERTRRNYIYWYTPEHLRPRVMPARLACPINDLSVEGVSAFDDYWRECYRPAALSSLQKVYSYRMTSTQNYLPERPYGDNKWDFSPFVRRADPHRHHDSPEKQKPPRKGVKIVDPHEQPPEEPPPSADCGPRPLTAGEEKPSILRETVYEKILPPLKPEEAITSSGTKAFQPADKEQMHNWTLNQFHTQSLNPHVSEKEIDEYNFYIRHPQNLPLVTSTDLPSDANIDYLEYVNKAGGSTFDDFDDEEASMFGGGVGAADLEDYADFVKEKVDPLTVMVDDLPKKRYKAYRQWLRGKSLFKQAKMDPEFVKEGA; encoded by the exons ATGTCTGCATCCCAGTACGCGCCCATCGACGGCAAGGACGACAAACCGATCGACGAGTCGTCCACCTCCACCAGGCTGACACCAGACTCAGACTCGGATGATGACGTTGCACTGAACGAGCTCGAAGCCGAAGATGGCTATGAGCTCAGAACAATAGATCCCAGCCACCATGGTGATGGCTACGAGCAGGCAAGAGCTGGCGCTGCCGAGGACGATGATCAGGATAGCGAAGACGATCAGGTGCCGTTGGCTGGTGGTCATCGTAGACGGCGTCGGTCGAGCGCACAGTCATTCGAGCTGTATACACCCGACGAAGAGCGCGCGGTGAAGAGCAAACTCGACACCAGGCTGGTCCTCTTCGTTGCACTGCTATACATGATGGCATTCCTCGATCGATCGAACATTGGCAACGCGAAAGTCGCTGGCCTGTCACACGACCTTCACCTTTCCGACGATCAATTCAGCTGGATCCTCGAAGCATTTTACACTTCTTACGTCCTGTTTGAGTGGATGACCATATGCTACAAGATCTTCCCACCCCACATCTATGTCAGCGTATGCGTCTTCGCATGGGGCGTACTCGCATCGCTGCAAGCCCTGGCTACAAGCTTCCCATTCATGCTGGTCCTTCGAATCATGCTAGGGATCGGCGAGGCAGCCTTCGTTGGCATGCCTTTCTATCTATCGTTCTTCTTCCGGCGGGAGGAGCTAGCATTCCGTATCGGGATCTTCATTGCTGCCGCACCTCTGGCAACGACTTTCGCTAGCACTCTCGCTTACGGCATAGTAAGCCTGGGCGACATTGCTGGCATCGCAAGCTGGCGACTGCTCTTCCTTCTCGAGGCGTTTCCAGCGACTATAGTTGCAGTATGGACCTGGTACTGGCTGCCCGACTCACCCGCTACTGCACGTTGGCTCACCCTTCGTGAGCGGAGGATCGCTACTCTACGTATGCGCAAAGAGTCGACCATCAATGCCAAAGCAGGCAAGTCAAGCTCCTCGCAGACGAACAAGCCACGTCACAAGCAGAAGTTCAAGTGGAACGAGGTCGAGACTGTGCTCACAGATCCAAAGTCATACCTCACGGCCGGCATGTTCTTCTGCTGCAATGTGGCTTTCAGCAGTATGCCTGTGTTTCTACCGACCATACTCAACTCCATGGGCTATACGAAACATGCCGCGCAAGGGCTCTCGGCAATACCATTCTTTTGCGCTTTCTTCGGTGTCTTGATTACCGCATTCGTCTCGGACAGGGTCAAGTCAAGGAGCATACCCATGATCTTGCATGCCTTGCTGGCGATGAGCGGCTATGTGATCTTGGCCATTGCAGGCTACTTTGAGTTTGGGCATACTCTACGATACCTAGCCGTCTTGCCGATCTGCGTTGGGTTCTTCTCAGCCGTCACGATCGTAATCACCTGGACAGTCAACAACCAGCCCTCCGACGAAGCCAAAGGTACAGGTATGGCAGTCTTGAACATGATCGGACAATGCGGCCCATTTCTCGGGACAAGGTTGTATCCAGATAGTGATGGGCCCTACTTCGTGAAAGGCATGACCATCTGTGCTGTCGCGATGGCGATGGTGGCGGTCCTGGCATTTGTGCTACGAGTCGTGCTCATCAGAGAGAACAGGAATTGGGGATGGAAGGGCGCACAGCATGCGCCTG GCGACGTTGATGCAGGTCCCGCGGGCAGCGGTGATTACGACGATGGCGGGCGGGCGTATTCGCCACGGCTGGAGAGAGCTGCGTCAGGGCCACGGCCACGGCAGGAGAGAGCTGCGTCGGGGCCACGGCTGGAGAGGGCTCTGTCACGGGTACCGCAGGATCGTGCTCAATCGCGGCCACGGCAGGGTCGCGCACCTTCGCGAACGCCTTCTGGCTTCCGCAGCCCTTCTGTCCGGAGGAAGAACAAGCCCGAGGAGACCACTACTGCTGAAAGTGTGAAGACAAATGGGCAGAGGACTCCAGAGGACGATAGCGCTTCGTATGCTGACCCGCCATTGTATCCTCGAATTGGCGCTACTGCGGAGGAACTTGCGGGCGAGGTCTGTGTGGGCGACGACATGCACATGAAGGAAGATGAAGAGAGCAAGCCGGTCCAGGACCAGGAGTCGAGGCCACACAGGATGTACAAGTTCACTTTGTATGAGACGAATACTCGGTACTGGATCACTGGTGCCGACATTACAGACAAATACTATCGTCTTTTGAGGATCGACCGCAACTCGCCACCGGGACAGATCATGCTGTTCGAAGATGAAACAGTTTACGATCGGAAGCAGATGAATGATGTGCTCAACACCATCGACCAGGGCAATAAAACTACCAATGGTCTGCGATTGAAGTACAGCTTCTGGGGTCTGCTTGGCTTCATCAGATTCACAGAAGCATATTACATGCTCATCATCACGAAGAGAAGACAAGTTGCCATGGTTGGTGGTCATTATCTGTACCAGATTGAAGGTACCGAGTTGGTACCGTTGACGACAGGAGCTAGTAGCTCTTTCCTTCGAGACCGTAACCCGGAAGAGGCACGATTTTTGAGCATATTGAACAACCTCGATCTGACCAAGTCGTTCTACTTCAGCTACTCGTATGACATCACACATGCGTTGCAGACCAATATCATCAGGCAGAGGGAAGCACTCAATGAAGGTCGTGCTTTGGCTTTACATGACTACAATGGCATGTTTGTGTGGAACCACCACCTGCTTAAGCCAGCAGTCGCAGCACTGAAACACCCTTACGACTGGTGTCTGCCAATCATTCATGGATTTCTGGATCAAGCGGCACTCGACATCTTTGGGCGTACTGTGTACGTAACTATCATTGGCCGACGATCCCGCCATTTCGCAGGCGCCCGTTTTCTGAAGCGAGGAGTCAACGACCTAGGTTATGTAGCCAACGATGTTGAGACTGAGCAGATCGTGGCGGAAAAGCTTACCACGTCCTTCCATGCACCGGGACCAAGACTATACTCAAACCCTACGTACACTTCCTACCTGCATAACAGAGGCAGCATACCGCTTTACTGGACACAGGACAACAGTGGGGTGACGCCGAAGCCGGGCATTGAAGTCAACCTGGCCGATCCATTCTATCAGCCCGCTGCACTGCACTTTGATCACCTGTTCGAAAGATACGGTTGTCCGCTCTATGTGTTGAACCTCATCAAAGCTCGTGAGAAGGTACCTCGTGAGTCTAAGCTGTTGCACGAATTCAAGAGCTGTATCGAGTACCTGAATCAGTCATTGCCAGAAGATGGCAGGATCATGTACAAGGCGTACGATATGGCAAGAGCAGCAAAGACGAGGAACAGCAACGTGATAGGTGGGCTGGAAGTCATCGCCAAGGAGATTCTTGAGAAGACTGGCTTCTTCCACAACGGCGGCGATAGCTGCCAGGAGCCACAGATACAGAACGGAATTGCAAGAACGAATTGTATCGACTGTCTTGATCGTACGAATGCGGCACAGTTCGTGATCGGCAAGCATGCCTTCGCACTTCAGCTCAAAGTGCTGGGTGTCATCGACAAGGAAGAGCTCGAATATGATACAGATGCTGTCAACTTGTTCACTTCGATGTTCCACGACCACGGCGATAATATCGCCATGCAGTATGGAGGCTCGCATCTTGTCAACACGATGGCTACCTATCGGAAGCTAAGCCACTGGCAAAGCTCTTCCCGAGACATGGTCGAGAGCTTCAAGCGATACTACCACAATTCATTCCTCGACAGCCAGCGGCAAGAGGCGTACAACTTGTTCCTTGGTAACTACATCTGGGCCCAAGGTCAGCCGATGCTGTGGGATCTGGCCACGGACTACCATCTGCACCACAGTGACCCGAAGGCCTGGCTGGAGCGAACGCGCAGAAACTATATATACTGGTACACCCCAGAGCATCTTCGGCCACGAGTCATGCCAGCTCGATTGGCGTGTCCCATCAACGATTTGTCTGTCGAAGGCGTCAGCGCGTTCGATGACTACTGGCGAGAATGCTACAGACCAGCCGCGCTATCCTCTCTGCAGAAAGTCTACTCATACCGCATGACTTCGACTCAAAACTACCTACCGGAACGACCATACGGCGACAACAAATGGGACTTCAGCCCATTCGTGCGACGAGCTGATCCACACCGCCATCACGATTCGCCTGAGAAACAGAAGCCACCACGCAAAGGTGTGAAGATCGTGGATCCACATGAGCAGCCTCCTGAGGAACCACCACCGTCAGCTGATTGTGGTCCTCGACCGTTGACGGCTGGTGAAGAGAAGCCTAGCATCTTGCGTGAGACCGTGTATGAGAAGATTCTCCCACCACTGAAACCAGAAGAAGCGATCACGTCTTCAGGCACTAAGGCCTTCCAACCCGCCGACAAAGAGCAGATGCACAATTGGACTCTCAACCAGTTCCACACGCAGTCCCTCAACCCCCACGTCTCGGAGAAGGAGATCGATGAATACAACTTCTACATCCGACACCCTCAGAACCTGCCACTCGTCACATCGACAGACCTCCCCTCCGATGCCAACATAGACTACCTCGAATACGTCAACAAAGCCGGCGGCAGCACATTCGACGACTTTGATGACGAAGAAGCAAGCATGTTCGGCGGCGGCGTAGGGGCTGCTGATCTGGAGGATTATGCAGACTTTGTTAAGGAGAAGGTGGATCCGCTGACTGTTATGGTGGATGATTTGCCGAAGAAGAGGTATAAGGCGTATCGGCAGTGGTTGAGAGGGAAGAGTTTGTTTAAGCAGGCGAAGATGGATCCGGAGTTTGTGAAGGAGGGTGCTTAG
- a CDS encoding Glycerol-3-phosphate acyltransferase — MSRPDSDPENLQSDLAIVGSGDLKLVDSEQELLEPYAKFRENPVNAIQELGLHVLGTAWRSYDKILGREIFYPGYSDKIKDNVLAQPMLRSKIRELAKKRVEVEIHEDLLGEKGLEGEANRERRDKRRKEIEAQLLEIAEEWTGQMICKMDSKYFIRGAYYMCTQLLTRAYHQGIHVSSQEVLQLRQVAEEAAKKRQGIIFLPCHRSHVDYVSLQLICYRLGLALPVVVAGDNLNFPLVGPFLQHAGAMWIRRSFGDDQLYTTLVQSYIDTLLQNGHNFECFVEGGRSRTGKLLQPKFGILSFLLDSVMSGRVEDAMVCPVSTQYDKVIEVDSYISELLGQPKKKEDLSQFLSASNVLSLKLGRVDVRFHKPWSLRQFIDEQRPRLSQRGPSVESNFDQTLRRRLLTTFGYKVLSEINDVSVVMPTALVGTVLLTLAGRSVGRSELIRRVEWLSLRVRAAGGRVAHFAESAIEGVIDKALDVLGPNMVGRIIENGAPEEMYYAEDRFQLSFYRNMTIHLFISQALVCAAMYTRVKIGEERMSYQELFDYTYFLSQLFRAEFIFPTAPFEENLQTMLQGLVDDQVLTVLRGQDGKIEFIEIHAEERGLDLENFDFYNFLIWPFIEASWLGAIAIFMLAQRSTSPNAEAWVEMKAFQDKAQLLGKTLYHRGDLSYYEAVNKEALKNAISRSEEEGIILVTRPPKDSKAPQRTKLDADWMPQHTSQGELVPEGKLWEFCEHVNKSRRDAPGKKEGATVRRRIQGLAQVIGEGLWEDAVLEPDGVPMKIRRRQGIQTGGQVGAKL; from the coding sequence ATGTCTCGTCCAGACTCGGACCCCGAGAATCTCCAATCTGATCTCGCCATCGTCGGCTCCGGCGACCTCAAACTCGTCGACAGCGAACAAGAACTCCTAGAGCCTTATGCGAAGTTCCGTGAGAACCCCGTGAATGCCATCCAAGAACTCGGCCTTCACGTTCTAGGCACAGCATGGCGCTCCTACGACAAGATCCTCGGCCGCGAGATTTTCTACCCCGGCTATAGCGATAAGATTAAGGACAATGTTCTCGCGCAGCCGATGCTGAGATCCAAGATCCGGGAATTGGCGAAGAAGAGGGTGGAAGTTGAGATCCATGAAGATCTGCTTGGGGAGAAGGGGTTGGAGGGGGAGGCGAATAGGGAGAGGAGGGATAAGAGGAGGAAGGAGATTGAAGCGCAACTTTTGGAGATTGCGGAGGAGTGGACGGGGCAGATGATCTGTAAGATGGATTCGAAGTATTTCATCCGAGGGGCGTACTACATGTGCACGCAGCTCCTTACGCGGGCGTATCATCAGGGGATTCACGTTTCGAGCCAGGAGGTGTTGCAGTTGCGACAGGTTGCGGAGGAGGCGGCGAAGAAGAGGCAGGGGATTATTTTCTTGCCGTGTCATCGGAGTCATGTTGACTATGTCTCGCTGCAGCTGATCTGCTACCGTCTGGGTCTGGCATTGCCGGTTGTCGTCGCGGGCGATAATTTGAACTTCCCGCTGGTGGGACCTTTCCTACAGCATGCTGGTGCGATGTGGATACGACGGAGCTTTGGGGATGATCAGCTTTATACGACGCTCGTGCAGAGTTATATCGATACTTTGCTGCAGAATGGGCATAACTTTGAATGTTTCGTCGAAGGAGGAAGGAGCAGAACGGGAAAGCTTCTGCAGCCGAAGTTTGGCATCTTGAGCTTCCTGCTCGATAGCGTCATGTCAGGACGGGTTGAGGATGCCATGGTATGTCCTGTCAGCACGCAGTATGACAAGGTCATCGAGGTGGACTCGTACATCTCGGAACTGCTGGGCCAGccgaagaagaaggaggatctgtCGCAGTTCTTGTCGGCGAGTAATGTGTTGAGTCTGAAGTTGGGACGGGTGGATGTTAGGTTCCATAAGCCGTGGAGCTTGAGGCAGTTCATTGATGAGCAGAGGCCGAGACTTTCGCAGCGAGGGCCGAGCGTGGAGAGTAATTTTGATCAGACGTTGAGGAGGAGGTTGTTGACGACGTTTGGGTATAAGGTCTTGTCGGAGATTAATGATGTGTCGGTGGTTATGCCTACAGCGCTGGTAGGCACTGTTCTACTCACATTGGCCGGCCGAAGCGTCGGACGCAGCGAGCTAATCCGACGAGTCGAATGGCTCAGCCTCCGTGTCCGCGCTGCTGGAGGGCGAGTCGCTCACTTCGCTGAAAGTGCCATCGAAGGTGTCATCGACAAAGCACTGGACGTTCTGGGTCCCAACATGGTAGGCCGCATCATCGAGAACGGCGCACCGGAGGAGATGTACTACGCCGAGGACCGCTTCCAGCTCAGCTTCTACCGGAATATGACGATCCACCTCTTCATCTCACAGGCCCTGGTGTGCGCGGCGATGTACACCCGCGTGAAGATTGGCGAGGAGAGGATGTCGTATCAGGAGTTGTTCGACTATACTTACTTCCTTAGTCAGCTCTTCCGGGCGGAGTTCATCTTTCCTACTGCGCCGTTTGAGGAGAATTTGCAGACGATGCTTCAAGGACTTGTTGATGATCAAGTCCTCACTGTTCTTCGAGGTCAGGATGGGAAGATTGAGTTCATTGAGATTCACGCTGAGGAGCGTGGTCTCGATCTTGAGAACTTTGACTTCTATAACTTCTTGATCTGGCCATTCATCGAAGCGTCCTGGCTCGGTGCGATTGCCATCTTCATGCTTGCGCAACGGTCCACTTCACCTAATGCTGAAGCTTGGGTCGAGATGAAGGCATTCCAAGACAAGGCACAACTTCTCGGGAAGACGCTATACCATCGCGGCGACCTGTCGTACTACGAAGCTGTCAACAAGGAGGCCCTCAAGAACGCCATCTCCCGCTCAGAGGAAGAAGGTATCATCCTCGTGACCAGACCACCCAAGGACAGCAAAGCACCGCAACGAACCAAGCTGGACGCTGACTGGATGCCACAGCACACATCACAAGGCGAGCTCGTGCCTGAAGGCAAGCTGTGGGAGTTCTGTGAACATGTCAACAAGAGTCGACGAGACGCGCCAGGCAAGAAAGAGGGCGC